One window from the genome of Elaeis guineensis isolate ETL-2024a chromosome 5, EG11, whole genome shotgun sequence encodes:
- the LOC105046205 gene encoding cation/H(+) antiporter 15-like, whose translation MHAYHRHHPHHQLPPPPLPPASLYLRDPGWVRVGPIGDGTDIGFQPHHLPLVEPANPQLHGPYRPHLLHLRGGPHGRGGRVTQQRGSRSLGFTAACVLPPLAIASKMAPTVHDLFHEETDQTAFLAFLGVAVTVTAFSVLARILAEMKLIGSDVGRIALSCAGLTDVVAWTLLATAVALAQTEAEVEKSLFPVLSAVAFYVTCRILVRPVVVWMAQQTTAGEEVNELHLCGMLVGVMVAAFISDSIGVHAIFGAFLLGVMVPKGPFGEAIAEKVGDLVDGLLMPLFLVISGLRTDLSAIENWDGVGWLVLMLLFTAAAKVMASVLMAAMYKMPLHDGLSVGLLMNSKGLTELVLVNIAKDKNVIESQTFTTLVIMSMLLTVTVSPLLTVVVKPVRRRAAYKRRTIWWTNPDSELRILACVHSPRQAGPLVSLLDISHPTKRSPIYVYALHLVELTGRAAAMLVVNSAAPTVASKDPHQQQHLPAIGRIQAQSDAINHVFESYEQHAGGVTVQCLTAFSPYATMHEDIIDEAVDRNAALILLPFHKHQTVDGGMEVVHQAIRSLNQAVLETAPCSVGILIDRGLGAGAHRTSGYRVALFFFGGADDREALAFAGRMAGHPKINLKVVRFLYGAGKSRKQQHRHRQGAAAMSGGGSPKAERVLTVMTEEERERRIDENCLGEFQERWRGGMVEYEEVVATDVEETMTAIRRVEESGHDLFVVGRGQNMKSPLIEGLNEWTEFPELGPVGDLLVLTEFEATPSVLVVQCGGGPAIERLMSPDSPGKLGRPSGNKGQQWSRGSRM comes from the exons ATGCATGCTTATCATCGCCACCACCCGCACCATCAACTTCCTCCTCCGCCCCTTCCGCCAGCCTCGTTATATCTCCGAGATCCTG GGTGGGTTCGTGTTGGGCCCATCGGTGATGGGACGGATATCGGGTTTCAGCCGCACCATCTTCCCCTTGTGGAGCCTGCTAACCCTCAACTCCATGGCCCATATCGGCCTCATCTACTCCACCTTCGTGGTGGGCCTCATGGTCGTGGAGGTCGAGTCACTCAGCAGCGGGGATCCCGGTCGTTGGGGTTCACCGCGGCGTGCGTGCTGCCGCCGCTCGCCATCGCGTCAAAAATGGCCCCCACCGTCCACGACCTTTTCCACGAGGAAACCGACCAAACGGCCTTCCTCGCCTTTCTCGGCGTCGCCGTCACCGTCACCGCCTTCTCGGTGCTGGCCCGAATCCTCGCGGAGATGAAGCTGATCGGCTCCGACGTCGGCCGGATCGCGCTCTCCTGCGCCGGCCTCACCGACGTCGTGGCATGGACGCTGCTGGCGACCGCGGTGGCGCTCGCGCAGACCGAAGCGGAGGTGGAGAAATCGCTCTTTCCGGTGCTGTCGGCGGTGGCGTTCTACGTGACGTGCCGAATCCTCGTGCGGCCGGTGGTGGTGTGGATGGCGCAGCAGACGACGGCGGGGGAGGAGGTGAACGAGCTGCACCTGTGCGGGATGTTGGTGGGTGTCATGGTAGCGGCCTTCATCTCGGACAGCATCGGCGTGCACGCCATCTTCGGGGCCTTCTTGCTGGGCGTCATGGTGCCCAAAGGACCCTTCGGGGAGGCCATCGCCGAGAAAGTGGGGGACCTGGTGGACGGGCTGCTGATGCCATTGTTCTTGGTGATCAGTGGGCTCCGGACGGACTTGTCCGCCATCGAAAATTGGGACGGGGTGGGGTGGTTGGTGCTGATGCTGCTTTTCACCGCAGCGGCCAAGGTGATGGCTAGTGTGCTCATGGCCGCTATGTACAAGATGCCCCTCCATGACGGCTTGTCGGTGGGACTTCTGATGAACTCCAAAGGGCTCACCGAGCTGGTCCTCGTTAACATTGCCAAAGACAAAAAT GTCATCGAGAGCCAGACCTTCACCACACTGGTAATCATGTCGATGCTATTGACGGTGACGGTGAGCCCGCTGTTGACGGTGGTGGTGAAGCCGGTCCGACGGCGGGCGGCCTACAAACGGCGGACCATCTGGTGGACCAACCCGGACTCGGAGCTCCGCATCCTGGCTTGCGTCCACAGCCCCCGTCAGGCCGGCCCCCTTGTCTCCCTCCTCGACATCTCCCACCCGACCAAGCGCTCGCCAATCTACGTCTATGCCCTCCACCTTGTCGAGCTTACCGGCCGTGCCGCCGCCATGCTTGTCGTCAACTCTGCTGCCCCCACCGTCGCCTCCAAGGACCCCCATCAGCAGCAGCACCTCCCCGCCATCGGCCGCATCCAGGCCCAGTCCGACGCCATCAACCACGTCTTCGAGAGCTACGAGCAGCATGCCGGCGGCGTCACCGTCCAATGCCTTACCGCCTTCTCCCCCTACGCCACCATGCACGAGGACATCATCGACGAAGCCGTGGACCGCAACGCGGCGCTCATCCTCCTCCCCTTCCACAAGCACCAGACCGTCGACGGTGGCATGGAGGTGGTCCACCAAGCGATTCGAAGCCTCAACCAGGCCGTCCTCGAAACCGCTCCGTGCTCCGTTGGCATCCTCATCGACCGGGGCCTGGGCGCCGGCGCCCACCGCACGTCTGGGTACCGGGTGGCGCTGTTTTTCTTCGGTGGGGCCGATGACCGTGAGGCGCTGGCGTTCGCGGGGCGCATGGCGGGGCACCCCAAGATCAACCTCAAGGTGGTCCGCTTCCTGTACGGGGCCGGGAAGAGCCGAAAACAGCAGCACCGCCACCGCCAAGGGGCGGCGGCAATGAGTGGGGGTGGGTCCCCTAAGGCGGAGAGGGTGCTGACGGTGATGACGGAGGAGGAGAGGGAGCGGCGTATAGACGAGAATTGCTTGGGCGAGTTCCAGGAGAGGTGGCGCGGGGGAATGGTGGAGTATGAGGAGGTGGTGGCTACCGACGTGGAGGAGACGATGACGGCGATCCGGAGGGTGGAGGAAAGTGGCCATGACCTTTTCGTGGTGGGGCGGGGACAGAACATGAAGTCGCCACTGATTGAAGGGCTGAACGAGTGGACCGAGTTCCCGGAGCTGGGACCTGTCGGGGACCTGCTGGTGTTGACGGAATTTGAGGCCACGCCATCGGTGCTGGTGGTCCAGTGCGGCGGAGGCCCGGCGATCGAGAGGCTCATGTCGCCGGACAGTCCCGGAAAGCTGGGGCGACCAAGTGGGAACAAGGGACAACAATGGTCTAGAGGCAGCAGAATGTGA